The proteins below are encoded in one region of Ricinus communis isolate WT05 ecotype wild-type chromosome 6, ASM1957865v1, whole genome shotgun sequence:
- the LOC8273852 gene encoding UPF0481 protein At3g47200 isoform X2: MEQQTDINIDKMSSSVRSRLLDNSPISASCCIFRVPNPLRKHDEQLFTPTSVPIGPYHRDPEKFQFAEKIKLWYLNRLINRAPTPHTTLECFFTKIAANVNHCLESYGDEVKMKRDEFVEMLVIDGCFIIELFRRFLKIVPTSADDPLFKMPWVRKVLVTDLLLLENQLPWFVLDRLFNLTKSDNDSERSLLPQLAHNFFRGSALRTPGVQLDLKLQNKHLLDLQRNIMLLGSEELEDGDFVRIPRVTELLQAGIDFAVGEKHNFMKITFKKGILTIPPIIILDNAESLLRNLIAYEQCDENLQDRIAAYAGFLDNLIDTNEDIDYLRQKGIVTCFLSPEDVSGFFNRLYNDVHIVHSPFTKVSKEINAYCKSRWPRWRTRLTRDYFNSPWSIISVIGAVVILVLTFLQTLYAMLYQ; encoded by the coding sequence atGGAGCAGCAGACTGATATTAACATTGATAAAATGTCATCTAGTGTTCGAAGTAGATTGCTCGACAACTCTCCAATATCAGCTTCCTGCTGCATATTTAGAGTTCCCAATCCACTTCGTAAACACGATGAGCAGCTTTTCACTCCGACATCGGTTCCTATTGGTCCATATCATAGAGATCCAGAGAAGTTCCAATTTGCAGAAAAGATTAAACTTTGGTACCTAAATCGTCTTATTAATCGAGCACCAACTCCTCATACAACTCTGGAATGTTTCTTCACAAAAATTGCCGCTAATGTAAACCATTGCTTGGAAAGCTATGGAGATgaagtgaaaatgaaaagagatgaaTTCGTGGAGATGTTAGTCATTGATGGTTGCTTTATTATAGAGTTATTTCGTAGGTTTCTAAAGATAGTACCGACAAGTGCAGATGACCCTTTGTTTAAAATGCCTTGGGTACGAAAAGTTTTGGTGACAGACTTGCTCTTGCTTGAGAACCAGCTTCCCTGGTTTGTCTTAGATCGCTTATTCAACCTCACCAAGAGTGATAATGACAGCGAGAGAAGCCTCCTTCCTCAGCTTGCTCATAATTTCTTCCGCGGGAGTGCTTTGAGAACGCCAGGCGTGCAACTGGACCTGAAACTCCAGAACAAGCATTTACTTGACTTGCAACGAAACATCATGCTTTTGGGGAGCGAAGAACTTGAGGATGGAGATTTTGTCCGGATCCCTCGTGTGACTGAGCTTTTGCAAGCTGGAATTGATTTTGCAGTTGGAGAAAAACATAACTTTATGAAGATAACATTCAAGAAAGGAATATTGACAATCCCACCGATAATAATTTTGGACAATGCAGAATCTTTATTGCGAAATCTTATTGCATATGAGCAATGTGACGAGAATCTACAAGATAGAATCGCAGCTTATGCTGGATTTTTAGATAATCTCATCGATACAAATGAGGATATTGATTATCTCCGTCAGAAAGGGATCGTAACATGTTTCTTGAGCCCAGAGGATGTGTCTGGTTTCTTCAATAGACTCTATAATGATGTTCACATTGTACATTCCCCTTTCACGAAagtttcaaaagaaattaatgcaTACTGCAAATCTCGCTGGCCCCGATGGCGGACAAGACTGACACGAGATTACTTCAACAGTCCTTGGTCAATCATCTCAGTTATTGGTGCAGTTGTGATTTTGGTTCTCACATTCTTGCAGACACTGTATGCCATGCTTTATCAGTAG
- the LOC8273852 gene encoding UPF0481 protein At3g47200 isoform X1 produces MYFAAVDKIKFIVARRSTERQENLKRMEQQTDINIDKMSSSVRSRLLDNSPISASCCIFRVPNPLRKHDEQLFTPTSVPIGPYHRDPEKFQFAEKIKLWYLNRLINRAPTPHTTLECFFTKIAANVNHCLESYGDEVKMKRDEFVEMLVIDGCFIIELFRRFLKIVPTSADDPLFKMPWVRKVLVTDLLLLENQLPWFVLDRLFNLTKSDNDSERSLLPQLAHNFFRGSALRTPGVQLDLKLQNKHLLDLQRNIMLLGSEELEDGDFVRIPRVTELLQAGIDFAVGEKHNFMKITFKKGILTIPPIIILDNAESLLRNLIAYEQCDENLQDRIAAYAGFLDNLIDTNEDIDYLRQKGIVTCFLSPEDVSGFFNRLYNDVHIVHSPFTKVSKEINAYCKSRWPRWRTRLTRDYFNSPWSIISVIGAVVILVLTFLQTLYAMLYQ; encoded by the coding sequence ATGTACTTTGCTGCAGTAGACAAAATTAAGTTCATAGTTGCAAGAAGGAGCACAGAGAGGCaagaaaatctgaaaagaatGGAGCAGCAGACTGATATTAACATTGATAAAATGTCATCTAGTGTTCGAAGTAGATTGCTCGACAACTCTCCAATATCAGCTTCCTGCTGCATATTTAGAGTTCCCAATCCACTTCGTAAACACGATGAGCAGCTTTTCACTCCGACATCGGTTCCTATTGGTCCATATCATAGAGATCCAGAGAAGTTCCAATTTGCAGAAAAGATTAAACTTTGGTACCTAAATCGTCTTATTAATCGAGCACCAACTCCTCATACAACTCTGGAATGTTTCTTCACAAAAATTGCCGCTAATGTAAACCATTGCTTGGAAAGCTATGGAGATgaagtgaaaatgaaaagagatgaaTTCGTGGAGATGTTAGTCATTGATGGTTGCTTTATTATAGAGTTATTTCGTAGGTTTCTAAAGATAGTACCGACAAGTGCAGATGACCCTTTGTTTAAAATGCCTTGGGTACGAAAAGTTTTGGTGACAGACTTGCTCTTGCTTGAGAACCAGCTTCCCTGGTTTGTCTTAGATCGCTTATTCAACCTCACCAAGAGTGATAATGACAGCGAGAGAAGCCTCCTTCCTCAGCTTGCTCATAATTTCTTCCGCGGGAGTGCTTTGAGAACGCCAGGCGTGCAACTGGACCTGAAACTCCAGAACAAGCATTTACTTGACTTGCAACGAAACATCATGCTTTTGGGGAGCGAAGAACTTGAGGATGGAGATTTTGTCCGGATCCCTCGTGTGACTGAGCTTTTGCAAGCTGGAATTGATTTTGCAGTTGGAGAAAAACATAACTTTATGAAGATAACATTCAAGAAAGGAATATTGACAATCCCACCGATAATAATTTTGGACAATGCAGAATCTTTATTGCGAAATCTTATTGCATATGAGCAATGTGACGAGAATCTACAAGATAGAATCGCAGCTTATGCTGGATTTTTAGATAATCTCATCGATACAAATGAGGATATTGATTATCTCCGTCAGAAAGGGATCGTAACATGTTTCTTGAGCCCAGAGGATGTGTCTGGTTTCTTCAATAGACTCTATAATGATGTTCACATTGTACATTCCCCTTTCACGAAagtttcaaaagaaattaatgcaTACTGCAAATCTCGCTGGCCCCGATGGCGGACAAGACTGACACGAGATTACTTCAACAGTCCTTGGTCAATCATCTCAGTTATTGGTGCAGTTGTGATTTTGGTTCTCACATTCTTGCAGACACTGTATGCCATGCTTTATCAGTAG
- the LOC8273851 gene encoding UPF0481 protein At3g47200, whose product MEQQANIDIDQLSSSVRSRLLHNSPMSASCCIFRVPSPLRKHDEKLFTPTLVPIGPYHRDPEKFQFAEKIKLWYLNCLINRAPTSHTTLECFFTKIAANVNHCLECYGDEVKMERDEFVEMLAIDGCFIIELFRRFLKIIPTSAYDPLLKMPWVRIVLVTDLLLLENQLPWFVLDCLFNLTKSDNDSERGTFPQVAQEYFRWDILRTPGVQVDLKLQNKHLLDLQRNIMLLGSEELEDGDFVPIPRVTELLQAGIDFAVGEKHNFMKITFKKGILTIPPIIILDNAESLLRNLIAYEQCDENLQDRIAAYAGFLDNLIDTNEDIDYLRQKGIVTCFLSPEDVSGFFNRLYNDVHIVHSPFTKVSKEINAYCKSRWPRWRTRLTRDYFNSPWSIISLIGALTILVLTFLQTLYAMLYH is encoded by the coding sequence ATGGAGCAGCAGGCTAATATTGATATCGATCAACTGTCATCTAGTGTCCGAAGTAGATTGCTGCACAACTCTCCAATGTCAGCTTCCTGCTGCATATTTAGAGTTCCCAGTCCACTTCGTAAGCACGATGAGAAACTTTTCACTCCGACTTTGGTTCCAATTGGTCCATATCATAGAGATCCAGAGAAGTTCCAATTTGCAGAAAAGATTAAACTTTGGTACCTAAATTGTCTTATTAATCGAGCACCGACTTCTCATACAACTCTGGAATGTTTCTTCACAAAAATTGCCGCTAATGTGAACCATTGCTTGGAATGCTATGGAGATGAAGTGAAAATGGAAAGAGATGAATTTGTGGAGATGTTGGCCATTGATGGTTGCTTTATCATAGAGTTATTTCGTAGGTTTTTAAAGATAATACCGACAAGTGCGTATGACCCTTTGCTTAAAATGCCTTGGGTGCGAATAGTTTTGGTGACAGACTTGCTCTTGCTCGAGAATCAGCTTCCCTGGTTTGTCTTAGATTGCTTATTCAACCTTACCAAGAGTGATAATGATAGCGAAAGAGGCACCTTTCCTCAGGTTGCTCAGGAATACTTCCGTTGGGATATTCTAAGAACACCAGGCGTGCAAGTGGACCTGAAACTCCAGAACAAGCATTTACTTGACTTGCAACGAAACATCATGCTTTTGGGGAGCGAAGAACTTGAGGATGGAGATTTTGTCCCGATCCCTCGTGTGACTGAGCTTTTGCAAGCTGGAATTGATTTTGCAGTTGGAGAAAAACATAACTTTATGAAGATAACATTCAAGAAAGGAATATTGACAATCCCACCGATAATAATTTTGGACAATGCAGAATCTTTATTGCGAAATCTTATTGCATATGAGCAATGTGACGAGAATCTACAAGATAGAATCGCAGCTTATGCTGGATTTTTAGATAATCTCATCGATACAAATGAGGATATTGATTATCTCCGTCAGAAAGGGATCGTAACATGTTTCTTGAGCCCAGAGGATGTGTCTGGTTTCTTCAATAGACTCTATAATGATGTTCACATTGTACATTCCCCTTTCACGAAAGtttcaaaagaaatcaatGCATACTGCAAATCTCGCTGGCCCCGATGGCGGACAAGACTGACACGAGATTACTTCAACAGTCCTTGGTCAATCATCTCCCTTATTGGTGCACTTACGATTTTGGTTCTCACATTCTTACAGACACTGTATGCAATGCTTTATCACTAG